One segment of Thermococcus profundus DNA contains the following:
- a CDS encoding translation initiation factor IF-5A, protein MGDKTKVQVSKLKPGRYILIDGEPCRIANITVSSPGKHGSAKARIEAVGIFDKKVRSIVKPTSAEVEVPIIDKRVGQIIALTPDTVQLMDMETYETFDVPIETGVEDDIKDQLTEGINVEYWETLGRIKIMKIRGE, encoded by the coding sequence ATGGGAGACAAGACCAAGGTTCAGGTCAGCAAGCTCAAGCCCGGAAGGTACATCCTCATCGATGGTGAGCCCTGCAGAATCGCCAACATAACCGTTTCCTCACCCGGCAAGCACGGTTCGGCCAAGGCCAGGATAGAGGCGGTTGGAATCTTCGACAAGAAGGTCAGGAGCATCGTCAAGCCCACCAGCGCCGAGGTTGAGGTTCCGATCATCGACAAGAGGGTCGGCCAGATTATAGCCCTCACCCCCGACACAGTCCAGCTTATGGACATGGAGACCTACGAGACCTTCGACGTCCCGATCGAGACCGGCGTCGAGGACGATATCAAGGACCAGCTCACCGAGGGCATAAACGTCGAGTACTGGGAGACCCTCGGCAGGATCAAGATCATGAAGATCAGGGGCGAGTGA
- a CDS encoding sodium-dependent transporter, whose product MRKISILMALLITGYVLGIWNFLLMPKYYITFGLKGFAISLIVLAIGLLLIFSELEATRRTRYLIHEFFVKVARFPAVTLTLLMFLMIMGGLTLYFSSRALGEIFELNSRALASVIIGVILVIWVFLVLLKGRSVEFIGAMAVLFIIFAIAATLVMRQEVHSFVRTENALQQLNAYRDAIFSFNHPLTVRGLVLMFITVLLSLGLGAGVYYVLGSFAPAELDLKKLLGAVIILQIILSFAAALTTAYAIGAAYQSYDDAYTTYMTEYRNYQSAKIQYSKIHEELARIFSNPESDPNKAIEILKKQQQLKETLKKMNQTLARMNQTLTVANKKLQTARKAQIYANSSTQPPMRAIENFYFLSKVIRESKLPEASNIIFLLMSSLFLAGFTTLIVLVEIGAQISAEVFQLRRVGSVTFLSAGTAVLGLISIVVGIREMLLTVPFAVGAIIMAIEAVPLIKGASPFDRGTVTAAILGTLLVGLAGVYYMLKTGGTYVTLGVLLSLMLFLPLLFNGYLLAQSRGGR is encoded by the coding sequence ATGAGGAAGATATCAATCCTGATGGCTCTCCTAATAACCGGATACGTTCTCGGAATATGGAACTTCCTGCTGATGCCGAAGTACTACATAACCTTCGGACTCAAGGGCTTCGCTATCTCGCTGATCGTTCTCGCCATCGGGCTCCTCCTGATATTCAGCGAGCTTGAGGCAACGCGCAGGACGAGGTATCTGATCCACGAATTTTTCGTTAAAGTCGCCCGCTTTCCAGCGGTAACGCTCACCCTCTTGATGTTCCTTATGATAATGGGCGGCCTGACCCTCTACTTCTCCTCCCGCGCCCTGGGGGAGATCTTTGAGCTCAACAGCAGGGCCCTTGCCTCCGTTATTATAGGCGTCATCCTTGTTATATGGGTCTTCTTGGTGCTCCTCAAAGGCCGCTCTGTTGAGTTCATAGGGGCCATGGCTGTTCTCTTCATAATATTCGCCATCGCCGCGACGCTGGTCATGCGCCAGGAAGTTCACAGCTTCGTCAGAACGGAGAACGCCCTTCAGCAACTGAACGCCTATCGCGATGCCATATTCTCCTTCAACCACCCGCTCACCGTGAGGGGCCTCGTGCTCATGTTCATCACGGTTTTGCTGAGCCTCGGTCTAGGTGCGGGTGTTTACTATGTTTTGGGGAGCTTCGCTCCGGCAGAGCTTGACCTCAAGAAGCTCCTGGGTGCCGTGATAATCCTTCAGATAATCCTGAGCTTTGCGGCCGCACTGACGACCGCCTACGCCATAGGTGCGGCTTACCAGAGCTACGACGACGCGTACACGACATACATGACGGAGTACAGGAACTACCAGAGCGCCAAGATCCAGTACAGCAAGATCCATGAGGAACTTGCCAGGATATTCTCAAACCCCGAGTCCGATCCAAACAAGGCTATCGAGATCCTCAAAAAGCAGCAGCAGTTGAAAGAGACCCTCAAAAAGATGAACCAGACCCTAGCCAGGATGAATCAGACGCTTACGGTGGCCAACAAAAAGCTTCAGACGGCGCGCAAAGCTCAGATTTATGCAAACAGTAGCACCCAGCCCCCAATGAGGGCCATCGAAAACTTCTACTTCCTCTCCAAGGTCATTAGGGAGAGCAAACTCCCAGAAGCATCAAACATAATATTCCTTCTCATGAGCTCGCTCTTCCTCGCCGGGTTCACCACCCTCATAGTCCTCGTAGAGATAGGTGCTCAGATCTCGGCGGAGGTCTTCCAGCTCAGGAGGGTCGGGAGCGTCACGTTTTTGAGTGCTGGCACGGCAGTCCTTGGGCTTATCTCGATAGTTGTGGGAATCCGCGAGATGCTCCTGACCGTTCCCTTCGCCGTAGGTGCCATCATCATGGCCATAGAGGCCGTTCCACTGATCAAAGGAGCCTCACCCTTTGATAGGGGAACAGTAACAGCGGCGATACTGGGAACCCTCCTCGTTGGCCTAGCTGGTGTCTACTACATGCTGAAGACCGGGGGAACCTACGTAACCCTCGGTGTTTTGTTAAGCCTCATGCTGTTCCTGCCCCTCCTCTTCAACGGCTACCTTCTGGCCCAGTCCAGGGGTGGCCGCTGA